A stretch of the Paenibacillus dendritiformis genome encodes the following:
- the pheS gene encoding phenylalanine--tRNA ligase subunit alpha — translation MKERLQALRAEALEKLQQVKDANNLNELRVKFLGKKGALTEILRGMGSLSAEERPLIGQVANEVRGAIEQFIEEKQAAFQREETERRLQAETIDVTLPGRPMAQGAVHPLQKVIQEIEDIFIGMGYTVAEGPEVEHDYYNFEALNLPKDHPARDMQDSFYITEELLMRTQTSPVQVRTMEKMKGEVPVKIICPGRVYRRDDDDATHSFMFHQIEGLVIGENIRMSDLKGTLLQFSREMFGPHMQIRLRPSFFPFTEPSTEIDVTCVKCGGSGCRICKQTGWIEILGAGMVHPRVLEMSGYDPEKYTGFAFGMGVERIAMLKYGVDDIRHFYTNDLRFLQQFARM, via the coding sequence ATGAAAGAGCGTTTGCAGGCGTTGCGCGCCGAAGCGCTGGAGAAGCTGCAGCAAGTGAAGGATGCGAACAACTTGAACGAGCTGCGCGTCAAATTTCTTGGCAAAAAAGGGGCGCTTACTGAAATATTGCGCGGCATGGGCAGTCTGAGCGCGGAAGAGCGTCCGCTGATCGGCCAGGTGGCGAACGAGGTGCGCGGAGCCATCGAGCAATTCATCGAAGAGAAGCAGGCCGCATTCCAGCGCGAGGAGACGGAACGGCGCCTTCAGGCGGAGACGATTGACGTTACGCTGCCGGGCCGCCCGATGGCCCAGGGAGCGGTACATCCGCTGCAAAAGGTCATTCAGGAGATTGAAGACATTTTCATCGGCATGGGGTATACGGTAGCGGAAGGACCGGAGGTCGAGCATGATTACTATAACTTCGAGGCGCTGAACCTGCCGAAGGATCACCCGGCCCGCGATATGCAGGATTCCTTCTATATTACGGAGGAGCTGCTGATGCGGACGCAGACATCGCCGGTTCAGGTGCGCACGATGGAGAAGATGAAGGGCGAGGTGCCGGTCAAAATCATCTGCCCGGGCCGGGTATACCGCCGCGATGACGACGATGCGACGCATTCGTTCATGTTCCATCAGATCGAGGGCCTTGTGATCGGCGAAAATATCCGGATGAGCGATCTGAAGGGCACGCTTCTTCAGTTCTCGCGCGAAATGTTCGGTCCGCATATGCAGATCCGGCTCCGTCCGAGCTTCTTCCCGTTCACGGAGCCAAGCACGGAGATCGATGTCACTTGCGTGAAATGCGGCGGCAGCGGCTGCCGCATCTGCAAGCAGACCGGCTGGATCGAGATCTTGGGAGCGGGGATGGTTCATCCGCGCGTGTTGGAGATGAGCGGCTACGATCCGGAGAAGTACACCGGATTCGCGTTCGGCATGGGCGTAGAACGGATTGCGATGCTCAAGTACGGAGTGGATGATATCCGTCATTTCTATACGAATGACTTGCGGTTCTTGCAGCAATTTGCTCGCATGTAA
- a CDS encoding CvpA family protein gives MDIDFLEILDKLRGDIANAFAAWNGLDYALAAAAAASVAWGAWRGMKSQLLSLIGCIVSFIVASRYYEDFVPWVRRRLFSPDGGSGDGTGGMTSSLSPALMDTVHAVVAFILLFAFAMAGLWLIRFAVQKLTAAQPVRAVDRLIGALLGLVQFAFLWCILYVMLRAWPAGALRDWAAASAWMEWTGAWMPDAMAQAVTWARWL, from the coding sequence ATGGATATAGACTTCTTGGAAATTTTGGATAAACTGCGGGGCGACATCGCGAATGCTTTCGCCGCCTGGAACGGGCTGGATTATGCACTGGCGGCGGCAGCGGCGGCATCGGTGGCATGGGGAGCATGGCGGGGCATGAAATCCCAGCTTCTGTCCCTCATTGGATGCATCGTCTCGTTCATTGTCGCCTCGCGGTATTACGAAGATTTCGTGCCCTGGGTGCGCCGGCGGCTGTTCTCTCCGGATGGGGGGAGCGGCGACGGAACGGGAGGGATGACGTCTTCCCTTTCCCCGGCTTTGATGGACACGGTGCATGCGGTAGTCGCGTTCATTCTGCTGTTCGCCTTCGCGATGGCGGGGCTGTGGCTGATCCGGTTCGCGGTTCAGAAGCTGACCGCTGCACAGCCGGTGAGGGCCGTGGATCGGCTGATCGGCGCCCTATTGGGCTTAGTGCAATTCGCTTTTCTCTGGTGCATTTTATACGTGATGCTCCGGGCTTGGCCGGCCGGCGCTCTTCGCGATTGGGCGGCAGCGTCCGCGTGGATGGAGTGGACCGGGGCATGGATGCCGGATGCGATGGCGCAGGCCGTCACCTGGGCCAGATGGCTGTAA
- the gap gene encoding type I glyceraldehyde-3-phosphate dehydrogenase, giving the protein MALPVAINGMGRIGRLVLRRAMDEAHSPIAIRAVNTLYPAATIAHLLKYDSIHGKWNANIAAEGNTLLINDTPIEVVAEADPSRLPWQPLGIHTVIDATGKFTDRPGASKHIEAGAEKVVITAPGKDLDLTIVMGVNEHMYDDKSHHLVSAASCTTNCLAPLLHLLDRSFGVASGWMTTIHSYTNDQKHLDNPHKDLRRARACTQSIVPTTTGVGKALAGILPHLANSVQGISVRVPTPDVSLVDLTAEVKTSVTADDVRLAFLHAIRDGHDRYLEWCDEPLVSTDFIGNDKSAVVDGMSLIAHGTHIKLLAWYDNEWAYAARVVDLTRHVALEGVKGSCKTAAAR; this is encoded by the coding sequence ATGGCTTTACCTGTTGCCATCAACGGCATGGGCCGCATCGGCCGTCTCGTGCTGCGCCGCGCTATGGATGAAGCGCATTCACCGATCGCCATCCGGGCCGTGAACACTCTTTATCCCGCTGCCACCATCGCGCATCTGCTCAAGTACGATTCCATTCACGGGAAATGGAACGCGAACATCGCCGCTGAAGGCAATACGCTCCTTATTAATGATACGCCCATTGAGGTCGTGGCAGAAGCCGATCCGTCCCGGCTGCCTTGGCAGCCGCTCGGCATTCATACCGTCATCGATGCCACCGGCAAATTCACCGATCGCCCGGGCGCTTCCAAACATATTGAAGCCGGCGCGGAGAAAGTCGTCATTACCGCCCCAGGCAAAGACCTCGACCTGACGATCGTGATGGGCGTCAACGAGCATATGTACGACGATAAAAGCCATCATCTTGTCTCGGCCGCATCCTGCACCACGAACTGCCTCGCGCCGCTGCTTCATCTGCTTGATCGCTCGTTCGGCGTCGCATCCGGCTGGATGACCACCATTCATTCCTACACCAATGATCAGAAGCATCTCGATAATCCGCATAAAGATTTGCGCCGCGCGCGGGCATGCACGCAGTCCATCGTCCCGACGACCACCGGCGTAGGCAAGGCGCTGGCCGGGATTCTGCCGCATCTGGCGAATTCGGTGCAAGGCATCTCGGTGCGCGTGCCGACGCCGGACGTCTCGCTCGTTGATTTGACGGCCGAAGTGAAAACTTCCGTGACCGCGGACGATGTCCGGCTCGCCTTCCTGCATGCGATCCGCGACGGGCATGATCGTTATCTCGAATGGTGCGACGAGCCGCTCGTCTCCACCGACTTCATCGGCAACGACAAATCTGCCGTCGTCGACGGGATGTCGCTTATCGCTCATGGCACCCACATCAAGCTTCTCGCCTGGTACGACAACGAATGGGCCTACGCGGCCCGGGTCGTCGACTTGACCCGTCACGTTGCGCTGGAGGGAGTGAAAGGCTCATGCAAAACGGCAGCTGCCCGGTAA
- the pheT gene encoding phenylalanine--tRNA ligase subunit beta, with protein MNVSYQWLSEYIDLSGVTAEELAARMTEAGIEIDVIENRNKGVSGVVVGYVQSKEKHPDADKLNVCQVDAGTGEVLQIVCGAKNVDAGQKVPVALLGTVMPGGMKIKKAKLRGVESQGMICSAKELGMNDKLLPKEMQEGILVLPEGTEVGTPIADVLGLNDHVLELDLTPNRSDCLSMLGVAYETSALLERPLRLPETQVQEDAAQASDAIRVSISAADGCAHYAARYIRNVTIQPSPLWLQNRLLAAGVRPINNIVDVTNFVMLEYGQPLHAFDADQLNEGTIDVRYAREGETLVTLDGQERKLEPHMLLITDGSKPIGLAGVMGGANSEVTERTANILLESAHFAGSVVRRTSRQLGLRSEASLRFEKEANPEAVIPALNRAAELIRQLGNGTVSAGIVEEIKQRHERPVVTLTLGNTNRLLGTSLHPQEVKTILDRLGLESEPSGDAFQVTVPGRRGDIAREVDLIEEVARIYGYNRIPTTAIEGVTTPGHLTNPQRIRRAIRQLLTDNGLHETVTYSFTHPAEAKLFPAVAADAVPVKLLMPMSEERSVLRTSLLPSMLDVAAYNRNRKSDNIQIFELGSLYMTPQEALTEIPQEEPVLGLLLAGARRAPQWNIAEEAVDFYDVKGIVDSLAAHFGLEGQIRYEANRPQGLHPGRSATMYLQANGEEQRLGIIGQLHPEVQREKDLGDTYVAEIHLKPLIEAASADIVYKTLPRFPAVDRDIAIVVDRGAAVGELVQTAKDAAGEWLESVRVFDVYTGDRIAPDKKSVAISFTYRHPERTLTDEEITEIHGRVVSALEAGFEAELRK; from the coding sequence ATGAATGTATCCTACCAATGGTTATCCGAATATATCGATCTGTCCGGCGTGACCGCCGAGGAATTGGCGGCGCGGATGACGGAAGCCGGCATCGAGATTGATGTCATCGAAAATCGCAACAAAGGAGTAAGCGGCGTCGTTGTCGGTTACGTGCAATCCAAGGAGAAGCATCCGGACGCGGACAAGCTCAATGTCTGCCAGGTGGATGCCGGAACAGGCGAAGTGCTGCAGATCGTATGCGGGGCCAAAAATGTGGACGCCGGCCAAAAGGTGCCTGTTGCGCTGCTCGGGACGGTCATGCCGGGCGGCATGAAGATCAAGAAGGCAAAGCTGCGCGGCGTCGAGTCGCAGGGCATGATCTGCTCGGCGAAGGAGCTGGGCATGAACGACAAGCTGCTGCCGAAGGAAATGCAGGAAGGGATTCTCGTCCTGCCGGAGGGCACCGAAGTCGGAACGCCGATCGCGGATGTGCTCGGTCTGAACGACCATGTGCTGGAGCTGGATCTGACGCCGAACCGCTCGGACTGCCTAAGCATGCTGGGCGTGGCTTATGAGACGTCCGCGCTGCTCGAGCGCCCGCTCCGCCTGCCGGAGACCCAGGTCCAGGAGGACGCTGCGCAGGCATCGGATGCGATCCGCGTCAGCATCAGCGCAGCCGACGGATGCGCTCATTATGCGGCCCGCTATATCCGCAATGTGACAATTCAGCCATCCCCGCTGTGGCTGCAGAACCGGCTGTTGGCGGCGGGCGTGCGTCCGATCAACAATATCGTGGACGTGACGAATTTCGTCATGCTGGAATACGGTCAGCCGCTGCATGCGTTCGATGCCGACCAGTTGAACGAAGGCACGATCGACGTCCGTTACGCGCGCGAAGGCGAGACCCTCGTGACGCTGGATGGACAGGAGCGGAAGCTGGAGCCGCATATGCTCCTCATTACGGACGGATCGAAGCCGATCGGGCTCGCGGGCGTGATGGGCGGCGCCAACTCGGAGGTAACGGAGCGGACGGCCAACATTTTGCTGGAATCCGCCCATTTCGCGGGAAGCGTCGTGCGCAGAACGTCCCGTCAGCTCGGGCTTCGCTCCGAAGCGTCGCTCCGCTTCGAGAAGGAAGCGAATCCGGAAGCGGTCATCCCGGCCTTGAACCGCGCGGCCGAATTGATTCGCCAATTGGGGAACGGCACGGTCTCCGCAGGCATCGTCGAAGAGATCAAGCAGCGTCATGAGCGCCCGGTCGTCACGCTTACGCTAGGCAATACGAACCGTCTGCTCGGCACCTCGCTCCATCCGCAGGAAGTGAAGACGATTCTGGACCGGCTCGGCCTCGAATCGGAACCGTCCGGCGACGCATTCCAGGTGACGGTTCCGGGCCGGCGCGGCGATATTGCGCGCGAAGTCGATCTGATTGAGGAGGTTGCCCGCATTTACGGCTATAACCGGATTCCGACGACGGCGATCGAAGGCGTGACGACGCCGGGCCATCTGACGAATCCGCAGCGAATCCGCCGCGCCATCCGCCAATTGCTGACGGACAACGGGCTGCATGAGACGGTGACGTACTCGTTCACGCATCCGGCGGAAGCGAAGCTGTTCCCGGCGGTGGCGGCGGATGCCGTTCCGGTCAAGCTGCTTATGCCGATGAGCGAGGAACGCAGCGTGCTCCGCACGAGCCTGCTGCCGAGCATGCTAGATGTCGCGGCGTACAACCGGAACCGCAAATCGGACAACATTCAGATTTTTGAATTGGGCAGCTTGTACATGACGCCGCAGGAAGCGCTGACGGAGATTCCTCAGGAGGAGCCGGTGCTTGGCCTGCTGTTGGCGGGCGCGCGGCGGGCGCCGCAATGGAATATCGCGGAGGAAGCGGTCGATTTCTATGATGTGAAGGGGATTGTCGACAGCTTGGCGGCGCATTTCGGCCTTGAGGGACAGATCCGCTATGAGGCGAACCGCCCGCAAGGCTTGCACCCCGGCCGTTCGGCGACGATGTATCTCCAGGCGAACGGGGAAGAGCAGCGGCTTGGCATCATTGGCCAATTGCATCCGGAGGTGCAGCGGGAGAAGGATCTGGGCGACACTTATGTCGCGGAAATTCATCTGAAGCCGTTGATTGAAGCGGCTTCCGCCGATATCGTCTACAAGACGCTTCCTCGCTTCCCTGCTGTCGATCGCGACATCGCGATCGTCGTCGATCGCGGCGCGGCGGTCGGCGAGCTCGTGCAGACGGCGAAGGACGCGGCGGGAGAATGGCTGGAATCGGTCCGCGTATTCGATGTCTATACCGGGGATCGGATTGCGCCGGACAAGAAGAGCGTGGCGATCTCGTTCACGTACCGCCATCCGGAACGGACATTGACCGACGAAGAGATTACGGAGATTCACGGACGTGTCGTATCCGCCCTGGAAGCCGGATTCGAAGCGGAGCTCCGCAAATAG
- a CDS encoding cupredoxin domain-containing protein, which produces MRRRMRWTIGAAILLHLGLTACGGPQVPAAATESADAELVIQATNYQFDQPEYHIKAGESVRVILEAKGNHGLEVKELGLKLDPNQTDQVIKPDKPGTYEFYCTILCGPGHKDMRAKLIVD; this is translated from the coding sequence ATGAGACGCAGGATGCGATGGACAATAGGAGCCGCCATTTTGCTTCACCTTGGGCTGACCGCATGCGGTGGACCGCAAGTGCCAGCGGCCGCGACCGAAAGCGCGGATGCCGAATTGGTCATCCAAGCGACCAATTACCAATTCGATCAGCCGGAATATCATATCAAGGCGGGCGAATCCGTTCGCGTCATTTTGGAAGCGAAGGGCAATCACGGCCTTGAAGTGAAGGAACTGGGCCTGAAGCTGGACCCGAACCAGACCGATCAAGTCATCAAGCCCGACAAGCCGGGTACTTATGAATTCTACTGCACTATCCTGTGCGGGCCGGGCCACAAGGACATGCGCGCGAAGCTGATCGTCGATTAA
- a CDS encoding phage holin family protein, with protein sequence MNFLGHVVRFIVAAIVLMVTGWIVPAFSVGGFWSALILALVIALFGWIVEGIFGKKVTPFGRGIVGFLASALVIYVAQFFVGGVSVSILGAILAALVIGLIDLFIPIATPFEAGKES encoded by the coding sequence ATGAATTTTCTCGGCCATGTCGTTCGATTTATCGTCGCGGCAATTGTATTGATGGTCACGGGCTGGATTGTGCCGGCGTTTTCCGTAGGCGGCTTCTGGAGTGCCCTGATCCTGGCCTTGGTGATCGCATTGTTCGGCTGGATTGTCGAAGGTATCTTCGGCAAAAAAGTCACGCCGTTCGGACGCGGAATTGTCGGCTTTCTGGCCAGCGCCTTGGTCATATATGTAGCCCAATTTTTCGTCGGCGGCGTATCGGTCAGCATTCTGGGCGCCATTCTGGCCGCGCTGGTTATCGGGTTGATCGACCTGTTCATCCCGATAGCGACTCCGTTCGAAGCCGGTAAAGAATCGTAA
- a CDS encoding GapA-binding peptide SR1P yields MQNGSCPVMLGTILCERCGTLLEEIDTEKVIVYYHRCSDCAVCSKIDKIGGECE; encoded by the coding sequence ATGCAAAACGGCAGCTGCCCGGTAATGCTGGGCACCATTCTGTGCGAACGCTGCGGTACCCTTTTGGAGGAAATCGATACAGAGAAAGTGATCGTGTACTATCACCGGTGCAGCGACTGCGCCGTCTGTTCCAAAATCGACAAAATCGGGGGCGAATGTGAATGA
- the zapA gene encoding cell division protein ZapA, which produces MTTPDNKHRVTVDIYGTQYKLVGTTSKEYMRNIAAMVDERMRTISDVNSRLDTTRIAVLAAVHIAEEVQKIQDDHARMSQSLQEQEQAGQELTRELERVKSQSERALEELRKETGAQIKQLQQSLTAEKENTEKQTAGLRAETAKLKESNQQLSEQKKLADERLQKLSQQFKEAERSMQSAAAREQEAKRKLQELEGKWKQAVAEKEQAAAKHEQQMKQKLSEQERSWSEKLAAQAKSWQAKLEAGEQAWSEKLNAQEAEWKEKIAAAERLAEETATIWEEQLAEQTAAWEGQLAAQAAEAEKRARRREEQAKQQLAEQARRHEEELNRRLSELTEEYKAAQEKVRQEAEVERQQLERGFLERMERLKEQQQEQLAAVKSGHALQLKQAEAKLKAEREAWAAEHAALVEQAKREAEEQAAAELEKLRAEIDRLHAAQEAERGQWLEAHQEELEQTIGEWQDKLNRLQAAHAEELEKVHNRHAEDVDAMTSLQLEAEEEHAKALAEERTLREEAEAGAAEAAEEHAKALAEERTLREEAEARAAETAEEHAKALAEERALREEADAKLAQAAARIQQLEGRLSRAEELDRARQVEMERLMRVRDEAHANAAELQQSLSDAMEMLQQAEDRERGLLKQAAEEREAELAASKRELEERLAAERDAWRAQTEQAVAALREQHEAERSAWRAKEAQEQQAYDELIAELEEKNRQLEAKAIDWKAAVETVQEAQQEAAAAVETAQRDLLEAREQTARWEAECGRLEAEWQAKLQARDAHWQELEQKWEQREEQWQEHFEQFQAREQEWKRIEAAWQAQADEWAEQEQDWSLAFKAWNEERDELQRRLREAESELRSLQAAEQSGQEQLEELKQIQEQFEVLSHQFRLSQVERDMERQQAKETEEAYLQLKDEYQKLQSEFNEWLELIEQDVN; this is translated from the coding sequence ATGACCACTCCGGACAATAAGCATCGGGTTACGGTTGACATATATGGAACGCAGTATAAATTGGTAGGAACCACGAGCAAGGAATACATGAGAAACATCGCCGCTATGGTAGACGAGCGCATGCGCACCATCTCTGACGTCAATTCCAGATTGGATACGACGCGCATCGCCGTCCTTGCGGCTGTGCATATTGCGGAAGAAGTGCAGAAAATTCAGGATGACCATGCGCGGATGAGTCAGTCTCTGCAGGAGCAGGAACAGGCCGGCCAGGAGCTGACCCGGGAGCTGGAGCGGGTGAAATCCCAATCGGAACGGGCCCTGGAGGAGCTGCGTAAGGAGACGGGAGCCCAAATTAAGCAGCTTCAGCAGTCGTTGACGGCGGAGAAGGAGAACACCGAGAAGCAGACGGCCGGTCTGCGCGCGGAGACGGCCAAGCTGAAGGAGTCGAACCAGCAGCTGTCGGAACAGAAGAAGCTGGCTGATGAACGGCTTCAGAAGCTGAGCCAGCAGTTCAAGGAAGCGGAACGCAGCATGCAGTCCGCGGCGGCGCGAGAACAAGAGGCGAAGCGCAAGCTGCAGGAGCTGGAAGGCAAGTGGAAGCAGGCGGTGGCGGAGAAGGAGCAAGCGGCCGCGAAGCACGAACAGCAGATGAAGCAGAAGCTGTCCGAACAGGAGCGGAGCTGGAGCGAGAAGCTGGCCGCTCAGGCGAAGAGCTGGCAGGCCAAGCTGGAAGCCGGCGAGCAAGCGTGGAGCGAGAAGCTGAATGCCCAGGAAGCGGAATGGAAAGAAAAGATCGCGGCGGCAGAGCGGTTGGCTGAAGAGACCGCAACGATCTGGGAGGAACAGCTTGCCGAGCAGACCGCCGCTTGGGAAGGCCAATTGGCGGCGCAGGCAGCGGAAGCGGAAAAACGGGCGCGCCGGCGGGAAGAGCAGGCTAAGCAGCAGCTCGCCGAACAGGCGCGGCGGCATGAAGAAGAGTTGAACCGTCGCCTGAGCGAGCTGACGGAGGAATATAAGGCTGCCCAAGAGAAAGTCCGTCAGGAGGCGGAAGTCGAGCGGCAGCAGCTCGAGCGCGGCTTCCTGGAACGGATGGAACGCTTGAAGGAGCAGCAGCAGGAACAGTTGGCCGCCGTCAAATCGGGGCATGCGCTCCAACTGAAGCAAGCCGAGGCGAAACTGAAGGCGGAGCGAGAGGCTTGGGCCGCGGAGCACGCAGCCTTGGTGGAGCAGGCGAAGCGCGAAGCGGAGGAACAAGCGGCTGCCGAGCTGGAGAAGCTTCGGGCGGAAATCGATCGCTTGCACGCGGCGCAAGAGGCCGAGCGCGGGCAATGGCTTGAAGCGCATCAAGAGGAGCTGGAGCAGACCATCGGCGAATGGCAGGACAAGCTGAACCGTCTCCAGGCGGCTCATGCGGAGGAGCTGGAAAAGGTGCATAATCGCCATGCCGAAGATGTGGATGCGATGACAAGCCTTCAGCTCGAAGCGGAGGAAGAGCACGCGAAGGCGCTGGCCGAGGAGAGAACGCTGCGCGAGGAAGCGGAAGCAGGAGCGGCCGAGGCAGCGGAAGAGCACGCGAAGGCGCTGGCCGAGGAGAGAACGCTGCGCGAGGAGGCGGAAGCGAGAGCGGCCGAGACAGCGGAGGAGCACGCGAAGGCGCTGGCGGAGGAGAGAGCGCTGCGCGAGGAAGCGGATGCGAAGCTGGCGCAAGCGGCGGCGCGCATCCAGCAGCTGGAGGGCCGCCTGAGCCGGGCGGAGGAGCTTGATCGGGCCCGACAGGTGGAGATGGAGCGCCTGATGCGGGTTCGCGACGAGGCCCATGCGAATGCGGCCGAGCTGCAGCAATCGCTCTCCGACGCGATGGAGATGCTGCAGCAGGCCGAAGATCGCGAGCGCGGCCTGCTGAAGCAGGCGGCCGAAGAGCGGGAAGCGGAGCTTGCGGCCTCCAAGCGGGAGCTGGAGGAACGGCTCGCGGCCGAGCGGGACGCGTGGCGTGCGCAGACCGAGCAGGCTGTTGCCGCGTTGCGGGAGCAGCATGAAGCGGAGCGCAGCGCATGGCGCGCGAAGGAAGCGCAGGAGCAGCAGGCTTATGATGAGCTGATCGCGGAGCTGGAGGAGAAGAACCGGCAGCTGGAAGCGAAGGCGATCGATTGGAAAGCGGCTGTCGAGACCGTCCAAGAAGCGCAGCAGGAGGCTGCCGCAGCGGTTGAGACGGCCCAGCGCGACTTGTTGGAAGCGCGGGAGCAGACTGCCCGCTGGGAAGCGGAATGCGGGCGTCTGGAGGCGGAATGGCAGGCCAAGCTGCAAGCCCGCGACGCGCACTGGCAGGAGCTGGAGCAGAAGTGGGAGCAGCGAGAGGAACAGTGGCAGGAGCATTTCGAGCAATTCCAGGCTCGGGAGCAGGAATGGAAGCGGATCGAAGCCGCTTGGCAAGCTCAGGCCGACGAATGGGCAGAGCAGGAACAAGATTGGTCCTTGGCGTTCAAGGCCTGGAATGAAGAACGGGATGAACTGCAGCGGAGGCTGAGAGAGGCGGAATCCGAGCTGCGCAGCTTGCAGGCGGCCGAGCAGAGCGGCCAGGAGCAGCTTGAGGAGCTGAAGCAGATTCAGGAGCAATTCGAGGTGCTGTCGCATCAATTCCGGCTGTCGCAGGTGGAGCGCGATATGGAGCGGCAGCAGGCCAAGGAGACCGAGGAGGCCTATCTTCAACTGAAGGACGAATACCAGAAGCTGCAGAGCGAGTTCAATGAATGGCTGGAATTGATAGAGCAGGACGTTAATTAA